A stretch of Cicer arietinum cultivar CDC Frontier isolate Library 1 chromosome 5, Cicar.CDCFrontier_v2.0, whole genome shotgun sequence DNA encodes these proteins:
- the LOC105852085 gene encoding polyadenylate-binding protein RBP45-like, with translation MGQQLPQQYQQPLTQQPYVMMQPQLQAQPYLYTCFDQIGEVTSLKVIRNKQTSQSEGYGFIEFNSRATTERVLQTYNGAIMPNGGQSYKLNWATFSAGERSSRQDDGPDHTIFVGDLAVDVNDYLMQETFRACYNSMKGAKVVIDRLTGRCKGYGFVRFAYESEQMRDMTEMQRVLCSTRPMRIGPATNKNPAATTQQPKASYQNSQGAQSENDPNNTTIFVGNLDPNVTDDHLRQVFSQYGELVHVKIPSGKRCGFVQFSDKAERERGVTIDIALWKFETTKYYCTVIDAPGHRDFIKNMITGTSQADCAVLIIDSTTGGFEASISKDGQTREHALLAFTLGVKLMICCCNKMDATAPKYSKARYDEIVKEISSYLKKVGYNPDKIPFVPISGFEGDNMIEGSTNLDWYKGLYRGGNSLAFVVAAVAALMGGLLADTFERFAIQLMGFFLVHDYSLFDGSRYGLTL, from the coding sequence ATGGGGCAACAGCTGCCACAGCAGTACCAGCAGCCCTTGACGCAACAGCCATACGTCATGATGCAACCTCAACTTCAGGCGCAACCATATCTCTACACATGCTTCGATCAAATCGGCGAGGTAACATCTCTAAAAGTGATTAGGAATAAGCAAACTAGTCAATCGGAAGGTTATGGTTTTATCGAGTTTAATTCTCGTGCTACTACTGAGAGAGTGCTTCAAACATATAATGGAGCCATTATGCCGAATGGTGGCCAGAGCTACAAACTGAATTGGGCAACATTCAGTGCTGGGGAGAGGTCATCTCGGCAGGATGATGGTCCTGATCATACCATTTTTGTTGGTGATTTGGCTGTTGATGTTAATGATTACCTTATGCAGGAGACTTTTAGGGCTTGTTATAACTCGATGAAGGGGGCAAAAGTTGTGATTGATAGGCTTACTGGTCGGTGTAAGGGTTATGGTTTTGTTAGATTTGCTTATGAGAGTGAACAAATGAGGGATATGACTGAGATGCAAAGGGTTCTTTGTTCAACAAGGCCCATGAGGATTGGACCAGCCACTAATAAAAATCCTGCTGCCACCACTCAGCAGCCGAAAGCTTCATATCAGAACTCTCAAGGTGCACAAAGTGAGAATGATCCAAATAATACAACTATTTTTGTTGGCAATTTGGATCCTAATGTCACTGATGATCATCTGAGGCAAGTTTTCAGCCAATATGGTGAATTAGTACATGTGAAGATTCCATCAGGCAAGCGATGTGGATTTGTCCAATTTTCGGACAAGGCTGAGCGTGAAAGAGGTGTCACAATTGACATTGCTCTATGGAAGTTTGAGACAACTAAGTATTACTGCACTGTCATTGATGCCCCCGGACACAGAGATTTCATTAAGAACATGATTACTGGAACATCCCAAGCTGATTGTGCTGTCCTTATCATTGATTCCACTACTGGTGGTTTTGAAGCTAGTATTTCTAAGGACGGTCAGACCCGTGAACATGCTCTCCTTGCTTTCACTCTTGGTGTGAAGCTAATGATTTGTTGTTGTAACAAGATGGATGCCACTGCTCCCAAGTACTCTAAGGCTAGGTATGATGAAATTGTGAAGGAAATTTCATCCTATTTGAAGAAGGTTGGCTACAACCCAGACAAAATTCCATTTGTTCCCATCTCTGGTTTTGAGGGAGATAACATGATTGAGGGCTCTACAAACCTTGACTGGTACAAGGGTCTTTATCGTGGAGGAAACTCTCTAGCCTTTGTCGTGGCAGCTGTTGCAGCCCTTATGGGTGGGCTCTTAGCTGACACGTTTGAAAGATTTGCAATTCAATTGATGGGATTCTTCTTGGTGCACGATTATTCTCTCTTCGATGGTTCCAGATATGGCCTTACTCTCTAA